A stretch of Candidatus Vicinibacter affinis DNA encodes these proteins:
- the fdhF gene encoding formate dehydrogenase subunit alpha produces the protein MKIASLLTEFQSIEIKTKTAEINGKPYSIADGETVLSFIRRHLGKNYVPTLCDAPNLEAFGSCRVCSVEVGRPGNGGLRTVASCHTPVEENMIIITESESIQKLRKNIIELVLTDHPLDCLTCEVNGNCELQDTAARVGIRKVRYPEGKNHLDRQKDLSHPYMTSDLSKCIMCYRCVRACDEVQGQLVLSVMGRGFDSQIIKGKNESFFDSDCVSCGACAQACPTSAISDVFQSKALVGQDKIRTICTYCGVGCNLEVSVKNGEILSIQAPYNAEVNSGHTCLKGRYAFKFYKHPERLQFPMIRKNGILERVSWEEAYDFIAKKLNEVKSKYGPDAIGGISSARCTNEENYLMQKFIRAVIGTNNIDGCARVCHSPTALGMQRTFGTGAATNSIEDLKYTNAIMVIGANPTDGHPVTGSKLRQHALKGKTTIVIDPRRTEIARLATHHLQLRPGTNVAVLNMMLYYIIKEGLVAKDFIDTRTEGFEDFKENILNLNLDELETVSGVPREQAREAAIAYASAGNAMSFHGLGVTEHYQGTYTVMLIADLAMITGNIGRRGVGVNPLRGQNNVQGMADMGVQPYQGAGYLDLTQPEIREKYSKFYGAEMPQEIGLKIPEMYNAAIAGDFKALWVMGEDMAQSDPNTHKVIKALESLELLVVQELFMTETAKYAHVVLPGASFLEKEGTFTNGERRIQRVNQVVKPIGEAKVDGQIVVDIMNRMGYSQPDYSAKNLLEEICQIVPFFAGVKWDELGVNGKQWPVLPDGSDTKILHKDEFKRGKGKFVFKGYVESPEILNHADEFPFILTTNRVLEHYNAGTMTRRTGNANIITEDILMVNPNDAKRLNILEEDMVYLESARGNVTIKAHITDEVKPGILSTTFHFPELMLNVVTSDVSDEIAMCPEYKVVSCRIKKL, from the coding sequence ATGAAAATTGCAAGCTTATTAACTGAATTTCAAAGCATTGAAATAAAGACTAAAACTGCTGAAATAAATGGCAAACCATATTCTATAGCTGATGGAGAGACTGTGCTTTCTTTTATCCGACGGCACCTTGGTAAGAATTATGTACCAACCCTTTGCGATGCTCCTAATCTGGAAGCTTTTGGTTCCTGTAGGGTTTGTAGTGTGGAGGTGGGACGTCCTGGAAATGGGGGACTAAGAACAGTTGCCTCCTGCCATACTCCGGTTGAAGAAAACATGATCATTATTACTGAATCTGAATCCATACAAAAGCTTCGAAAAAATATCATTGAATTGGTTCTGACAGACCACCCTTTGGACTGCTTGACTTGTGAAGTGAATGGAAATTGTGAACTGCAGGACACGGCTGCCAGAGTAGGCATACGTAAAGTAAGATACCCCGAAGGCAAGAATCACTTGGATCGCCAAAAAGACTTAAGCCATCCCTACATGACTTCTGATCTTTCAAAATGTATAATGTGTTACAGATGCGTCAGGGCTTGCGACGAAGTACAGGGTCAACTTGTCCTGAGCGTTATGGGCCGTGGTTTTGACAGTCAGATTATAAAAGGTAAAAATGAAAGTTTCTTTGATTCAGATTGTGTGAGCTGTGGTGCCTGTGCACAAGCCTGCCCTACTTCCGCTATTTCAGATGTTTTTCAATCCAAGGCTCTTGTAGGACAGGATAAAATAAGGACCATTTGTACTTATTGCGGAGTGGGTTGTAACCTGGAAGTCAGTGTTAAAAATGGGGAAATCTTGAGTATTCAAGCTCCATATAATGCCGAAGTAAACAGCGGTCACACTTGCCTCAAGGGTCGATATGCCTTTAAGTTTTATAAACATCCGGAACGACTCCAATTCCCAATGATTCGCAAAAATGGGATACTGGAAAGAGTTAGCTGGGAGGAAGCCTACGATTTTATTGCCAAGAAATTAAATGAAGTTAAAAGTAAATATGGACCAGATGCAATCGGGGGCATCTCTTCTGCCAGGTGTACCAATGAAGAAAACTATCTGATGCAGAAATTCATCAGAGCGGTTATTGGAACAAACAACATCGATGGTTGCGCCAGAGTGTGCCACTCTCCTACGGCGCTTGGAATGCAAAGGACTTTCGGAACCGGCGCTGCCACTAACTCAATTGAAGATTTGAAATATACCAATGCCATTATGGTTATTGGTGCCAATCCGACAGACGGACACCCTGTTACAGGTTCCAAATTGAGACAACATGCCCTAAAAGGAAAAACAACCATCGTCATAGATCCACGTAGAACAGAGATTGCCAGATTGGCCACTCATCACCTTCAGTTAAGGCCAGGGACTAATGTTGCGGTACTGAATATGATGCTTTATTACATTATCAAGGAAGGTTTAGTTGCTAAAGATTTTATTGATACCAGAACTGAAGGCTTTGAAGATTTCAAAGAAAACATCCTCAACTTAAATTTGGATGAATTAGAGACTGTATCAGGGGTGCCAAGAGAACAAGCTCGTGAAGCAGCCATCGCTTACGCGTCAGCAGGTAATGCTATGTCCTTCCATGGTCTTGGAGTAACTGAACATTATCAGGGAACCTACACGGTTATGTTAATCGCTGATCTTGCCATGATAACAGGAAACATTGGAAGAAGAGGAGTAGGTGTTAACCCTCTGAGAGGTCAGAACAATGTCCAGGGTATGGCAGATATGGGCGTGCAACCTTATCAGGGAGCTGGCTATCTTGATCTCACCCAACCAGAAATAAGAGAGAAATATTCCAAATTTTATGGGGCCGAAATGCCTCAGGAAATTGGGTTAAAAATTCCTGAAATGTACAATGCAGCAATTGCCGGGGATTTTAAAGCCCTTTGGGTCATGGGTGAAGACATGGCGCAATCAGATCCGAATACCCACAAAGTAATAAAAGCACTTGAATCTTTGGAACTATTAGTTGTTCAGGAACTTTTTATGACTGAAACTGCTAAATATGCTCATGTGGTATTGCCAGGAGCATCTTTCTTAGAAAAAGAAGGAACTTTCACTAATGGGGAACGAAGAATCCAAAGAGTTAATCAAGTGGTAAAGCCAATTGGTGAAGCAAAAGTTGATGGCCAAATAGTTGTCGACATCATGAACCGGATGGGCTATTCACAACCAGATTACTCAGCTAAAAATTTACTAGAAGAAATTTGCCAGATCGTTCCATTCTTTGCTGGTGTAAAGTGGGATGAATTGGGAGTCAATGGAAAACAATGGCCTGTACTCCCGGATGGCTCGGATACAAAAATTCTTCACAAAGATGAATTCAAACGAGGTAAAGGAAAATTCGTTTTCAAAGGTTATGTTGAAAGTCCGGAAATATTAAACCATGCTGATGAATTTCCATTTATACTTACTACCAACCGCGTATTGGAACATTACAACGCCGGAACAATGACTCGCAGAACTGGAAATGCAAATATTATTACAGAAGACATTTTGATGGTTAATCCCAATGATGCGAAAAGGTTAAATATACTGGAGGAAGACATGGTTTATTTGGAATCAGCCAGAGGAAATGTAACTATAAAGGCGCACATCACAGATGAAGTCAAACCTGGTATTTTAAGTACAACATTCCACTTTCCAGAACTTATGCTCAATGTCGTGACATCTGATGTGAGCGATGAAATAGCCATGTGCCCGGAATATAAAGTTGTTTCTTGCAGAATAAAAAAATTATAA
- a CDS encoding histidine phosphatase family protein has product MKIISGIIIFPIFFSCVSKTNIYLVRHAEKLNKEVESPLSEDGKLRAQELTYIMRSKKIDDIYSSDYIRTKETVKPLGNILHKQIELYKTDSSSLILLSNKLISSRGKNFLVVGHSNTIPIMIKQLTNKTVIIEDGEYDKLFKITIKYRKKQKVFLKIKKFGNSN; this is encoded by the coding sequence ATGAAGATAATATCAGGTATCATTATCTTTCCGATATTTTTTTCTTGTGTTTCTAAAACAAATATTTATCTGGTAAGACACGCAGAAAAACTAAATAAAGAAGTCGAAAGTCCACTATCAGAAGATGGCAAATTGCGAGCACAGGAACTCACCTATATTATGCGATCAAAGAAAATTGATGACATATATTCCAGCGATTACATAAGGACCAAAGAAACCGTAAAACCATTGGGGAATATATTGCACAAGCAAATTGAATTATATAAAACTGATTCATCCAGTCTAATTTTGCTTTCCAATAAATTAATTTCCTCAAGAGGAAAAAACTTTCTGGTAGTTGGACATTCTAACACAATTCCTATCATGATAAAACAGCTAACCAACAAAACAGTAATTATAGAAGATGGTGAATATGACAAGTTATTTAAAATTACTATCAAATACAGAAAGAAACAAAAGGTCTTTTTGAAAATCAAAAAATTTGGAAATTCAAATTAA
- the nadA gene encoding quinolinate synthase NadA has protein sequence MLKLNVAEKDLYVKGFLDLDLDPELDLFEEIRKLKKEKNAVILAHYYQDSDIQDIADFVGDSLQLSQEAARTKADMIVFAGVHFMAETAKILSPQKKVVIPDLKAGCSLSDSCPAPVFAKFKEKFPDHIVVSYVNCTAELKTLTDICCTSSNAKHIINSIPRDKGIIFAPDKNLGAYLEKETGRKMILWNGACMVHEIFSHEKIVKLKHQHPEAKIIAHPECEEIVLKLADYIGSTSGLLKFVQQDSCQTFIVATEAGILHQMHKVCPEKVFIPAPPNNLCACNECPHMKRNTLEKLYLCMKYELPEVTLSEQVIRDARSSIDRMLEISAQVGLK, from the coding sequence ATGTTAAAATTAAATGTTGCCGAAAAGGATTTATATGTAAAGGGTTTTCTGGATTTAGATTTGGATCCAGAATTGGATTTATTTGAAGAAATCAGGAAGCTTAAGAAGGAGAAGAATGCTGTCATATTGGCACATTATTATCAAGACTCAGACATACAGGATATTGCAGATTTTGTTGGAGATAGTTTGCAATTGTCTCAAGAAGCTGCCAGAACAAAGGCAGATATGATTGTTTTTGCGGGCGTCCATTTTATGGCAGAAACGGCAAAAATTTTGTCACCGCAAAAAAAGGTTGTTATCCCGGATTTAAAAGCCGGATGCTCCTTATCAGATTCATGTCCAGCACCTGTTTTTGCAAAATTCAAGGAAAAATTTCCAGACCACATCGTTGTAAGTTATGTGAATTGTACTGCAGAACTAAAAACCCTGACAGACATCTGTTGTACATCTTCTAATGCAAAGCATATTATCAACAGCATTCCAAGGGATAAAGGAATCATTTTTGCACCGGATAAAAATCTTGGTGCCTATTTGGAGAAAGAGACTGGTCGAAAAATGATATTGTGGAATGGTGCGTGTATGGTTCATGAAATATTCTCACATGAGAAAATAGTAAAACTAAAACATCAGCATCCGGAAGCAAAGATTATAGCGCACCCGGAGTGTGAAGAAATTGTTTTAAAACTTGCTGATTATATTGGTTCAACCAGTGGGTTGTTGAAATTTGTACAACAAGATTCTTGTCAAACCTTCATTGTAGCAACTGAGGCAGGAATCCTTCATCAAATGCATAAGGTTTGCCCTGAGAAAGTTTTTATTCCTGCTCCGCCAAATAATCTTTGTGCATGTAACGAGTGTCCACATATGAAACGAAATACATTGGAAAAGCTCTATTTGTGTATGAAGTATGAACTTCCTGAAGTGACTTTATCTGAACAAGTTATCAGGGATGCAAGGTCATCAATAGACCGGATGCTAGAAATCAGTGCTCAGGTTGGATTAAAATAG
- the paaZ gene encoding phenylacetic acid degradation bifunctional protein PaaZ: protein MKLKNYSLGKWIEGDGDGIPLINAVNDEIITYASSDGLDFNAMLNYARKFGGSALRKMTFQERGRMLKALALFLTEKKGAYYAVSYKTGATKADSWIDIDGGIGTLFAYASLRRKLPNQSFCLDGDLAPLSKSNTFIGHHLLVPKEGVAIHINAFNFPIWGMLEKISVNLLAGMPAIVKPATVSSYLTEVVVKDIIASGILPEGSLQLICGSARDLLNNVTSQDVVTFTGSATTGRMLRANPRMIEESVPFNMEADSLNCSVLGLDAKPGTPDFDIFIKEVHREMTAKCGQKCTAIRRLIVPENYLDEVKKALALRLEKTIIGNPLNEEVRMGALVGRTQLSEVKEKVADLAKLTPIVYGDLNMVNLVGVDASCGSFMSPILMLNERPFDYLQSHEIEVFGPVSTLIPYKDIDEAISISKLGKGSLVSSIITSNPDIASNYVIGSAAYHGRILVLNESCAKESTGHGSPMPLLVHGGPGRAGGGEEMGGLRGIKHYMQRTAIQGSPSMITKISKTYQNGADTNESEIHLFRKYFEELQVGDLWITAKHTVTEADITNFANLSGDHFYAHMDITSLEGTIFTGRVAHGYYILSKAAGMFVDAKKGPVLLNYGIDECRFIKPVYPGMTIGVKLIVKEKIEQEKKSEEDIAKGIVKWVVDVYDETGDSVAIASILTMVKKKENV, encoded by the coding sequence ATGAAATTGAAAAACTACAGTCTTGGTAAATGGATTGAAGGAGATGGGGATGGAATTCCATTAATTAATGCAGTCAATGATGAAATAATCACTTATGCCTCTTCAGATGGATTGGATTTTAATGCAATGCTGAATTATGCCAGGAAATTTGGTGGATCCGCATTGAGGAAAATGACTTTTCAAGAAAGAGGAAGAATGTTAAAAGCATTGGCATTATTTCTCACAGAGAAAAAAGGTGCTTACTATGCCGTAAGTTATAAAACTGGTGCAACCAAAGCAGATAGTTGGATTGACATCGATGGAGGAATCGGAACATTGTTTGCTTATGCTAGTCTGCGACGTAAGTTACCAAATCAATCCTTCTGTTTGGACGGGGACCTGGCTCCACTATCGAAGTCAAACACTTTCATTGGTCATCATTTGTTGGTTCCGAAGGAAGGTGTGGCCATACATATCAATGCATTTAACTTTCCAATTTGGGGAATGCTGGAAAAAATATCTGTTAACTTGCTTGCAGGAATGCCAGCCATCGTAAAGCCAGCCACCGTAAGTAGTTATCTGACTGAAGTCGTGGTAAAAGATATCATTGCGTCAGGAATTTTACCAGAAGGCTCCTTGCAATTAATCTGTGGTTCTGCAAGGGACTTATTAAACAATGTAACCAGTCAAGATGTGGTCACCTTTACAGGATCTGCGACGACTGGAAGAATGTTGCGTGCAAATCCCAGAATGATCGAGGAGTCTGTTCCTTTTAACATGGAAGCAGATTCATTGAATTGTTCGGTGTTAGGCTTGGATGCCAAACCAGGGACTCCGGATTTCGATATTTTTATTAAAGAGGTTCATCGAGAAATGACTGCTAAGTGTGGCCAAAAGTGCACGGCCATTAGAAGATTAATTGTACCCGAAAATTATTTAGATGAGGTCAAAAAGGCTCTTGCTCTAAGGCTTGAGAAAACCATAATTGGAAATCCGCTCAATGAAGAAGTAAGAATGGGCGCATTGGTTGGAAGGACACAATTGTCAGAAGTTAAAGAAAAGGTGGCAGATCTAGCTAAATTAACACCGATTGTATATGGTGATTTAAATATGGTAAATTTAGTTGGGGTAGATGCAAGTTGCGGTTCATTTATGTCCCCAATTCTTATGTTAAATGAACGACCTTTTGATTATCTTCAATCCCATGAAATTGAAGTATTTGGTCCAGTAAGCACTTTGATTCCATATAAGGACATTGATGAAGCAATTTCAATTTCTAAGTTAGGAAAAGGATCACTTGTAAGTTCTATCATCACTTCAAATCCGGATATTGCATCCAATTATGTTATCGGTTCTGCTGCTTACCATGGAAGAATATTGGTGTTGAACGAGTCATGTGCGAAAGAAAGCACAGGTCATGGATCTCCTATGCCTTTGTTGGTTCATGGTGGACCGGGTCGTGCAGGAGGAGGAGAGGAGATGGGTGGACTACGTGGTATTAAGCATTATATGCAGAGAACAGCAATTCAGGGGTCTCCAAGTATGATTACCAAAATCAGCAAGACCTATCAGAATGGTGCTGATACCAATGAAAGTGAAATTCATCTGTTTAGAAAATATTTTGAAGAGCTTCAGGTTGGTGACCTTTGGATAACAGCAAAACATACGGTAACCGAAGCTGACATAACCAATTTTGCGAATTTAAGTGGAGATCACTTTTATGCTCATATGGATATTACCTCATTAGAGGGTACTATTTTTACAGGTAGGGTGGCTCATGGGTATTATATATTGTCAAAGGCTGCAGGGATGTTTGTGGATGCAAAGAAAGGACCTGTTTTACTCAATTACGGAATTGACGAATGTCGTTTTATAAAGCCGGTATATCCAGGAATGACCATTGGTGTAAAATTAATCGTAAAAGAAAAAATTGAACAAGAGAAAAAAAGCGAGGAAGATATTGCCAAGGGAATTGTAAAGTGGGTAGTTGATGTTTATGATGAAACAGGTGATTCAGTTGCCATAGCTTCTATTCTTACCATGGTGAAGAAAAAGGAGAATGTTTAA
- the fabG gene encoding 3-oxoacyl-[acyl-carrier-protein] reductase, with amino-acid sequence MCKVPGKVSLVTGGSRGIGSAIVEKLAKNGSNVAFTYLSSPEKAQELISKLEIYPVKIRAYASDASNHQASKDLITQVVADFGGLDILVNNAGITKDNLLMRMTEEQWDQVMNINLKSAFNLTKFAVTQMMRQRSGSIINITSVVGIFGNAGQANYAASKAGMIGFTKSVAKEVASRNIRCNAIAPGFIETEMTHVLDEKTKENFLKNIPLGRLAQASEVADVVTFLASEQSSYITGQVLSVCGGLNM; translated from the coding sequence ATGTGTAAAGTTCCCGGCAAGGTTTCCCTCGTAACTGGTGGCAGTAGGGGCATTGGTTCGGCAATTGTTGAAAAGCTTGCAAAAAATGGTTCCAATGTCGCTTTTACATATTTAAGTTCACCTGAGAAAGCACAAGAGCTCATTTCAAAACTGGAAATTTACCCAGTAAAAATAAGAGCCTATGCTTCAGATGCATCGAATCACCAAGCGAGTAAAGATTTGATTACACAAGTCGTTGCAGATTTTGGTGGATTGGACATATTGGTGAACAATGCCGGGATAACCAAGGACAATCTTCTCATGAGAATGACTGAAGAACAATGGGACCAGGTGATGAATATCAATCTTAAATCTGCATTTAACTTAACCAAATTTGCAGTAACTCAAATGATGAGGCAACGCAGTGGAAGCATCATCAACATTACTTCGGTGGTAGGCATTTTTGGTAATGCAGGCCAGGCAAATTATGCTGCATCTAAAGCGGGCATGATTGGTTTTACAAAATCAGTAGCTAAAGAAGTAGCCAGCAGAAATATACGCTGCAATGCCATTGCTCCTGGTTTTATTGAGACGGAAATGACGCATGTACTTGATGAAAAGACAAAAGAAAATTTTCTTAAAAATATACCACTTGGAAGATTGGCTCAAGCATCAGAAGTGGCTGATGTGGTAACATTTCTGGCATCTGAACAATCGAGTTACATAACTGGTCAGGTGTTAAGCGTATGTGGTGGGCTTAACATGTAA
- a CDS encoding DUF4290 domain-containing protein: MQDVHFVYNTSLDELIMPEYGRMVQDLVLHCKAIEDPKYRQSFAETVIELMQIMTPYNRNFEEHRKKLWHHFFRIAQYKIDVIPPTGIIPTPENDIIIPEKIEYPHALERNRHYGNYVNAMIQKAITLEDPKKKMAFAVIIASYMKMAFKNWNKEHYVSDEIIKEDLFNMSKGVLEIPEETVLEVATNYTRHQKIRPNNYKGGGKNQKHYNKPRNKSNFKSRRPQ, from the coding sequence ATGCAGGATGTACATTTTGTTTATAACACCTCTCTTGATGAATTAATAATGCCTGAGTATGGGCGTATGGTCCAAGATCTTGTGCTTCATTGTAAGGCAATAGAAGATCCAAAATATCGTCAGTCATTTGCTGAAACGGTCATTGAGCTCATGCAAATAATGACTCCCTATAACAGGAACTTTGAAGAACACCGGAAGAAGTTATGGCATCATTTTTTCAGAATTGCCCAATATAAAATTGATGTTATTCCTCCAACAGGAATTATTCCTACTCCTGAAAACGATATCATTATACCTGAAAAAATTGAATATCCACATGCATTGGAGAGAAACCGTCATTATGGGAATTATGTGAATGCCATGATTCAAAAGGCTATTACTCTTGAAGACCCAAAAAAGAAAATGGCCTTTGCAGTAATCATTGCAAGTTATATGAAAATGGCTTTTAAAAACTGGAATAAGGAACATTACGTCAGCGATGAAATTATAAAGGAGGATTTGTTCAATATGAGTAAAGGAGTGCTCGAAATACCTGAGGAGACAGTGTTGGAAGTGGCAACTAACTATACCAGACATCAAAAGATCAGACCTAATAATTATAAAGGTGGAGGAAAGAATCAGAAGCATTATAACAAACCCAGAAATAAAAGTAATTTTAAGAGTCGAAGACCACAATAA
- the glmS gene encoding glutamine--fructose-6-phosphate transaminase (isomerizing): MCGIIAYIGTKDAYPILIEGLQRLEYRGYDSAGIAILDHEIKVFKKKGKVQELIDFTKDNHPKGTLGMGHTRWATHGKPDDINAHPHSSGSGRLSIIHNGIIENYATIKEALRRLGHQFQSETDTEVLVHLIEEIQQRENLGLGDAVRKALTKVIGAYAIVVMDQNQPDIIVGARKSSPLVVGIGEHEYFLASDASPIIQYTNKVIYLNDEEVVEISRINGIEVTTITNEVVQEPIIHELDMSIDQLEKSGFAHFMLKEIYQQPQTISDCMRGRLSAIEGWARLGGLEEHSIRIANAKRIIIAACGTSWHSALIGEYLIEELARIPVEVEYASEFRYRNPILGPQDVVIVISQSGETADTLAAAELAKEKGALVYGVVNVVGSSIARLTHGGSYIHCGPEIGVASTKAFTGQVTLLSLMAIVLGHKNGSLSNSYYHQLIAELAQIPEKVSQVLYTNDDITSLAEKFKNTNNALYLGRGYNFPVALEGALKLKEISYIHAEGYPAAEMKHGPIALIDENMPVIVIATNKSAYEKIVSNIMEVKARKGVVIAIVASGDHEIKKIADFCIEIPATIEPLTPLLSVIPLQLLSYHIAVLRGCDVDQPRNLAKSVTVE; this comes from the coding sequence ATGTGTGGAATTATTGCTTATATCGGAACTAAAGACGCTTACCCAATCCTTATTGAGGGCTTGCAAAGACTTGAATACAGGGGATATGACAGTGCTGGAATAGCCATTCTTGATCATGAAATAAAGGTTTTCAAAAAGAAGGGAAAAGTTCAGGAATTAATAGATTTTACCAAGGATAACCATCCAAAAGGAACCCTTGGAATGGGTCATACTCGTTGGGCTACCCACGGTAAGCCAGATGATATAAATGCCCATCCTCACTCCTCAGGTTCGGGTAGATTGTCAATCATCCATAATGGGATCATAGAAAACTATGCCACCATTAAAGAAGCCCTCAGAAGATTAGGTCACCAATTCCAAAGTGAAACAGATACTGAAGTTTTGGTTCATTTAATTGAGGAGATTCAACAAAGGGAGAATCTCGGTCTGGGAGATGCAGTTAGAAAAGCACTAACTAAAGTAATTGGTGCTTATGCAATTGTTGTGATGGACCAAAACCAACCGGATATAATTGTGGGGGCTCGTAAATCCAGTCCATTGGTAGTAGGTATCGGAGAACATGAATATTTTTTAGCTTCAGATGCCTCTCCAATAATTCAATACACGAATAAGGTAATTTATCTAAATGATGAGGAGGTTGTAGAGATTTCCAGAATAAATGGAATTGAGGTGACCACCATTACTAATGAAGTAGTTCAAGAGCCCATAATTCATGAATTGGATATGAGTATTGATCAATTGGAGAAAAGTGGTTTTGCCCATTTTATGTTGAAAGAGATCTACCAACAACCACAAACTATCTCAGATTGCATGAGGGGGCGACTAAGTGCCATTGAGGGTTGGGCCAGGTTGGGAGGTTTGGAAGAACACTCCATTAGAATAGCGAATGCAAAGAGGATCATTATTGCTGCTTGTGGTACCAGCTGGCATTCAGCTCTAATTGGCGAATATTTAATTGAAGAGTTGGCAAGAATTCCTGTTGAGGTTGAATATGCTTCAGAATTTAGATACCGAAATCCCATCCTAGGTCCACAAGATGTGGTCATTGTGATTTCTCAATCGGGAGAAACTGCAGATACACTGGCAGCAGCAGAGCTGGCCAAGGAAAAGGGAGCACTTGTTTATGGGGTAGTTAATGTAGTAGGTTCTTCTATCGCACGTTTAACGCACGGAGGCTCCTATATTCATTGTGGTCCTGAGATTGGAGTTGCCTCTACCAAGGCATTTACAGGTCAGGTTACATTGTTATCACTTATGGCAATTGTTCTTGGCCATAAAAACGGTTCACTTAGTAATTCATATTATCACCAGCTTATTGCAGAATTGGCTCAGATACCTGAAAAAGTATCCCAAGTTCTCTATACCAACGATGATATCACAAGCCTGGCTGAGAAATTTAAGAATACCAACAATGCTCTTTATTTGGGTAGGGGATATAATTTTCCTGTGGCTCTGGAAGGAGCACTAAAATTGAAAGAGATCTCTTATATACATGCGGAAGGTTATCCAGCTGCAGAAATGAAACATGGCCCAATAGCTCTAATAGATGAGAATATGCCTGTTATTGTAATTGCGACCAATAAGAGTGCTTACGAAAAAATCGTCTCCAATATTATGGAGGTAAAAGCGCGAAAAGGAGTTGTAATTGCAATTGTTGCAAGTGGTGATCACGAGATTAAAAAAATCGCAGATTTTTGTATTGAAATTCCGGCAACAATTGAACCATTAACTCCTTTACTTTCTGTAATTCCCCTTCAACTTTTATCCTATCACATTGCAGTCTTGAGAGGTTGTGATGTTGATCAGCCAAGAAACCTAGCCAAATCAGTAACAGTAGAATAA